The proteins below come from a single Nitrososphaera sp. genomic window:
- a CDS encoding SWIM zinc finger family protein: MNWLRNRNKITGKVLAGMVRRIEKAYEILELNATEPVIIQPKQSELVFEVQSTTDRNVRYQVDADTKTCTCPDFNFRYVKCKHILAAEFALGTVE, translated from the coding sequence ATGAATTGGCTCAGAAACAGGAACAAGATTACCGGCAAGGTGCTTGCCGGGATGGTCAGAAGAATTGAAAAGGCTTACGAGATACTTGAACTTAATGCTACTGAGCCGGTTATAATCCAGCCAAAGCAATCAGAACTCGTTTTTGAAGTTCAGAGTACGACAGACAGGAACGTCCGATATCAAGTAGACGCAGACACAAAGACGTGCACATGCCCCGACTTTAATTTCCGGTACGTAAAGTGCAAGCACATCCTGGCAGCAGAATTTGCGCTTGGAACTGTCGAATAA